Proteins encoded by one window of Sphingosinicella sp. BN140058:
- a CDS encoding EAL domain-containing protein produces MAIVLAQLNFFEWFCGFTAHYEALQLDELLTTALVLTSAGAWLSYHDARQLRYAVAEVQSLKEQADTAARLDILTGLPNRRVLEDFASHHEDRLDGSELTVLISDLNHFNEVNDTHGHRAGDIVLREIGARFRAVQSDHDDLLIVRFGGDEFACVIRHQHGDDLAERVAQRLQAAARRPIHLESDLDVELSVSVGMARVRQGASIDDALAEADAAMYAAKRDAGPALLPVSEMAPFQGAAGSWRRRLLERHVERPLSGNGPNVFAAALRIDRYNAVRATIGHSHSNQLVRELTERLAACADEIVIDRMSPDTIGVAFEARTEDEALEFLEQLRTGTEGSIAVGGHVVDVTITFGYAGPAALGELRTLAEQAQIALDQALASHRKSARFCEAEYGDPSDRLAMMAEMRAALASGEIMLAYQPKIRLQDNSIDGAEALIRWEHPVRGRIAPDDFVQIAEETGDIREMTEWVLQQAIQDQMLMARCGSDLPIYVNVSGRLIGDEGFAQRLLEMIGGVIGKIGIEITETAVIDNPEIAMSNLRLLADAGVRVSIDDYGAGMSSLNYLKQLPVQELKIDRQFITHLAESHRDPLIVRSTIDLAHGLGMQVTAEGVESESSRALLRVMGCDLIQGFLIAPALPILSFLRFCRDHREAEASAPQERFERPADFWLLSCAMNE; encoded by the coding sequence GTGGCCATAGTGCTGGCGCAGCTGAACTTCTTCGAGTGGTTCTGCGGGTTCACTGCCCATTACGAGGCTTTGCAGCTCGACGAGCTTCTCACGACCGCGCTGGTGCTGACAAGTGCGGGGGCCTGGTTGTCCTACCATGATGCGCGCCAGCTTCGCTACGCCGTGGCCGAGGTCCAGAGCCTTAAGGAACAAGCCGATACGGCAGCGCGTCTCGACATCCTGACGGGCCTGCCGAACCGGCGAGTACTTGAGGACTTTGCAAGCCATCACGAAGATCGGCTGGATGGAAGTGAACTCACCGTCCTGATCAGCGACCTCAATCACTTTAACGAGGTCAACGACACCCATGGTCATCGCGCGGGCGACATCGTCCTGCGGGAAATCGGCGCTCGCTTTCGTGCCGTGCAAAGCGATCATGATGATCTTCTCATCGTCAGGTTCGGGGGCGATGAGTTCGCCTGTGTTATCCGCCACCAGCACGGAGACGATCTCGCGGAGCGGGTGGCACAGCGTCTGCAAGCAGCCGCGCGGCGTCCCATTCATCTCGAGAGCGATCTTGATGTTGAATTGAGCGTGTCGGTCGGCATGGCACGCGTGCGGCAAGGCGCCTCGATCGACGATGCCTTGGCGGAAGCCGATGCAGCCATGTACGCCGCAAAGCGCGACGCTGGCCCTGCGCTCCTTCCCGTGTCTGAAATGGCTCCATTCCAAGGAGCTGCGGGATCGTGGCGCAGGCGATTGTTGGAGAGGCACGTCGAACGTCCCCTGTCCGGCAACGGCCCCAACGTTTTCGCCGCAGCCTTGCGCATCGACCGCTACAACGCCGTGCGGGCGACCATCGGACACTCGCACAGCAATCAGCTCGTTCGCGAACTCACCGAGCGGCTTGCTGCCTGTGCGGACGAGATCGTTATTGACCGCATGTCGCCGGACACGATTGGGGTCGCGTTCGAAGCACGCACGGAAGACGAGGCCCTGGAATTTCTGGAGCAACTGCGCACGGGGACCGAAGGCTCAATCGCGGTCGGCGGCCATGTCGTCGATGTCACTATCACCTTCGGCTACGCCGGCCCGGCGGCGCTCGGCGAGTTGCGGACACTGGCCGAGCAGGCCCAGATCGCTCTCGATCAGGCCTTGGCGTCTCACCGGAAGTCCGCTCGCTTCTGCGAGGCAGAATATGGAGACCCGTCTGACAGGCTGGCAATGATGGCTGAGATGCGTGCCGCTCTCGCAAGCGGAGAGATCATGCTCGCCTACCAGCCGAAGATCCGCCTTCAGGATAATTCGATTGATGGCGCGGAAGCGTTGATCCGTTGGGAACACCCTGTCCGCGGACGTATCGCTCCGGACGATTTCGTCCAGATCGCCGAGGAGACTGGCGATATCCGGGAAATGACGGAATGGGTGCTGCAGCAGGCGATACAGGACCAGATGCTGATGGCGCGCTGCGGTTCGGACCTGCCCATTTATGTGAATGTGTCGGGACGGCTGATCGGTGACGAGGGATTTGCCCAACGCCTCCTTGAGATGATCGGGGGAGTGATCGGCAAGATCGGGATCGAGATCACCGAAACGGCCGTCATCGACAACCCCGAGATCGCGATGTCGAACCTCCGCCTGCTAGCGGACGCGGGAGTGCGGGTTTCGATTGACGATTATGGGGCCGGTATGTCGTCCCTGAATTATCTCAAACAGCTGCCGGTGCAGGAACTCAAGATAGATCGTCAGTTCATCACGCATCTGGCGGAGAGCCATCGCGACCCGCTGATCGTACGATCCACGATCGACCTGGCACATGGCCTAGGCATGCAGGTCACCGCGGAAGGTGTCGAGAGCGAATCGTCCCGCGCGCTGCTCCGGGTAATGGGCTGCGATCTGATCCAGGGCTTCCTCATCGCTCCTGCGCTTCCGATCCTCAGCTTTCTTCGTTTCTGTCGAGATCATCGCGAGGCGGAGGCAAGCGCGCCCCAGGAGCGGTTCGAGCGACCCGCAGATTTCTGGCTGTTATCGTGCGCGATGAACGAATGA
- a CDS encoding S8 family serine peptidase — protein MNPFYRNIRAFWGDVDPFYRNIRAFWGTVDPIVSAQVVGAPAYDKVGPFWEDLGNDWSALSANWEAAGSYESNPTKYAAIATQLRGIVAKSETMWGKAVSAKTGTTFSKGFAERLFTRFGIDPNKPESLAALTPAEQSHFFIDWYDGLMDYSGTDHADHWMKTVNWTPSLTQVQGDGKDAVIGLLDFVVAGDQDIRNNVIAYDGVSNFTNGHGAGVASLMVAAHDGKGVMGIAPEASVVAFNPFDESGTAGWDDITRGVAMLSGKAGVVNMSLGTPGWTLESDWSKVFSSPGVAANLKSTVFIKAAGNDGITQTQNIKWDWANNPALLVVGSVDPTGKISEFSNRPGEACLLTSTGACSEQNKLKYRFVVAPGELILVSDDQGGVTRQTGTSFSAPIVAGTVALLLDRWPWLASNPQATVDIITSTAKDLGAPGVDGVYGAGLIDVEAAQSPKSFNQLVWYQWDGKKSAEKSVDLVQKTVDQAKTSKWDSKDMFFYAFEKLAGGSQRDFAIPLSSKLVDQTLYVNGANEQFQAYLYDRMVDWVNTSTPTKGKFTNFITSATPVQNRMGLNLSMSFAPRSAAFGFSRSGVAYQSSVRLATPSDKFGVRIGYGDGAVLLGGRDSFGMFSSYDSRTGGVNPVLGIASGGAYAGADVALDGKTTLTIGGTEKTLTRDWRNAPALENSLYRGVNRYKASGINIGVTHRVNEAMLVSASYTRVGERSALLGVQSLDQNDLGDGSTTEGATLGLDYELGHGLSVATSATVGRTQTSNGSHQNLSVSDGGLLSTASEVAFVKAGIFGRMDRARLSFSQAMHVESGSLDYTVIKVVNRNTGDIGPVTEKIGVSAGKRPLFTEFLYGAPILNGAGEMSAFGRFQLQGTSQDAFDSGMVVGGRFRMGF, from the coding sequence GTGAACCCCTTTTACCGGAACATTCGCGCTTTTTGGGGGGATGTCGATCCGTTCTATCGCAACATCCGCGCCTTCTGGGGGACGGTCGACCCGATCGTCTCGGCGCAAGTGGTCGGCGCGCCGGCCTACGACAAGGTCGGTCCCTTTTGGGAGGACCTCGGCAATGATTGGTCTGCGCTCAGCGCCAACTGGGAGGCAGCTGGAAGCTACGAGTCGAATCCCACCAAATATGCCGCAATTGCGACGCAGCTGAGGGGCATCGTAGCGAAGTCCGAGACGATGTGGGGCAAGGCCGTCAGCGCCAAGACCGGCACCACATTCTCCAAGGGCTTCGCCGAAAGGCTTTTCACGCGTTTCGGGATCGATCCCAACAAACCCGAGTCGCTTGCCGCGCTTACACCGGCCGAGCAATCGCACTTCTTCATCGACTGGTATGACGGACTGATGGACTATTCCGGCACCGACCATGCCGACCATTGGATGAAGACGGTCAATTGGACGCCGTCGCTGACCCAGGTTCAGGGAGACGGCAAGGACGCGGTTATCGGCCTGCTCGACTTCGTGGTGGCGGGCGACCAAGACATCCGCAACAACGTCATCGCCTATGACGGGGTGTCGAACTTTACCAACGGTCACGGCGCCGGCGTCGCGAGCCTGATGGTTGCTGCCCATGACGGCAAGGGTGTCATGGGAATCGCTCCGGAAGCGTCGGTCGTTGCGTTCAACCCCTTCGACGAGAGTGGAACGGCGGGATGGGACGACATCACTCGCGGTGTCGCCATGCTCAGCGGCAAAGCCGGCGTCGTCAACATGTCGCTGGGTACCCCCGGCTGGACGCTCGAGAGCGACTGGTCGAAGGTCTTCTCGAGCCCGGGCGTGGCTGCGAACCTCAAGAGCACGGTGTTCATCAAGGCTGCCGGCAACGACGGCATCACTCAGACCCAGAACATCAAGTGGGATTGGGCGAACAATCCGGCCCTGCTGGTGGTTGGCTCCGTTGACCCAACCGGCAAGATCTCGGAATTCTCCAATCGTCCAGGGGAGGCGTGCCTGCTGACCAGCACCGGCGCGTGCAGCGAGCAGAACAAGCTCAAATATCGTTTCGTCGTGGCCCCCGGCGAGCTGATCCTCGTCTCGGACGATCAGGGCGGCGTGACGCGCCAGACCGGCACATCCTTCTCCGCGCCGATCGTCGCCGGAACCGTAGCGCTGCTGCTCGACCGCTGGCCGTGGCTCGCAAGCAATCCGCAGGCGACCGTCGACATCATCACCAGCACAGCCAAGGACCTCGGCGCTCCCGGGGTGGACGGAGTCTATGGCGCAGGCCTCATCGACGTGGAGGCGGCCCAGTCGCCCAAGAGCTTCAATCAACTCGTCTGGTATCAGTGGGATGGGAAGAAGTCGGCTGAGAAGAGCGTCGACTTGGTCCAGAAGACGGTTGACCAGGCGAAAACGTCCAAGTGGGACTCGAAGGACATGTTCTTCTATGCCTTCGAGAAGCTGGCTGGCGGATCGCAACGCGATTTCGCGATCCCATTGTCGTCCAAGCTTGTCGATCAAACGCTCTACGTGAATGGCGCGAACGAACAGTTCCAGGCTTATCTATATGATCGCATGGTCGATTGGGTGAACACCAGCACACCTACGAAGGGCAAGTTCACCAACTTCATCACGAGCGCTACGCCCGTGCAGAACCGCATGGGCCTCAATCTGTCCATGTCGTTCGCACCCCGCAGCGCCGCATTCGGCTTCTCCAGGAGCGGGGTGGCGTACCAATCGTCTGTCCGGTTGGCGACGCCGTCGGACAAGTTCGGCGTACGGATTGGTTACGGCGATGGTGCGGTCCTGCTTGGGGGTCGCGACAGCTTCGGCATGTTCTCAAGCTACGATTCGCGCACCGGGGGCGTGAACCCCGTGCTCGGCATCGCGTCCGGCGGCGCCTATGCCGGGGCCGACGTGGCGCTTGATGGGAAGACCACGCTTACGATCGGCGGGACGGAGAAGACGCTGACCCGCGACTGGCGGAATGCGCCGGCTTTGGAAAACAGCCTCTACCGCGGCGTCAACCGCTACAAAGCCAGTGGCATTAACATCGGCGTGACTCACCGGGTGAACGAGGCGATGCTGGTCAGCGCCAGCTACACGAGAGTCGGCGAGCGCAGCGCCCTACTCGGCGTCCAATCCTTGGACCAGAATGATCTGGGCGATGGCTCAACGACGGAAGGGGCAACGCTCGGCCTCGACTATGAACTGGGACATGGCCTCAGCGTCGCGACTTCGGCCACAGTTGGCCGCACACAGACTTCGAACGGCAGCCACCAGAATCTCTCGGTTTCCGATGGCGGTCTGCTGAGCACAGCTTCCGAGGTTGCCTTCGTGAAGGCGGGGATCTTCGGCAGAATGGACCGGGCGCGACTTTCTTTTTCGCAAGCGATGCACGTGGAAAGCGGCAGCCTGGACTATACGGTGATCAAGGTCGTTAACCGCAACACGGGGGACATCGGCCCGGTCACGGAGAAGATCGGCGTCTCCGCGGGTAAGCGACCCCTGTTCACGGAATTTCTCTACGGTGCACCGATCCTTAACGGTGCCGGTGAGATGAGTGCGTTTGGTCGCTTCCAGCTGCAGGGCACATCCCAGGATGCGTTTGACAGCGGGATGGTCGTCGGCGGCCGCTTCAGAATGGGCTTCTGA